The genomic window AAACAATGCGAATATCACAGTAAATGCAGGTTCCGGAACAATAGATACCGTTGCTCCAAGTGCTCCTACCCTGTCTGCTTCGGGAACGACTTCTACCAGCACCAATCTCTCATGGTCGGGAGCTACCGACAATGTAGGCGTAACGGGATATGAGGTTTACCAGGGAAGCTCAATGATCGGCTCTACCTCTTCCACTTCGTATACCGTAACCGGATTAACGCCATCTACCACTTACAGCTTCAGCGTAAAGGCTAAAGACGCAGCAGGAAATCCTTCGTCTTCCAGCAACACGGTTTCCGTAACCACTGCTGCGGGAAGTACAGTGAGCTACTGTTCTGCTTCCGCAACAAATACCGCTGACGAAAGAATCGGTAATGTGAAGTTCGGAACGATCAACAATACCTCCACAGGAACATCAGGATATGAAAACTTCACTTCCGTTTCAACCAATGTTACAAAAGGATCTTCCTATACCATTTCCGTAACACCTGTATGGACTTCCACCAAATACAATGAAGCCTATGCAGTATACATCGATTATAATGGAGATGGCGACTTTACCGACAGTGGTGAACTTGTTTGGTCCAGATCGGCATCCACCACTTCACCAGTAACAGGATCGGTAACGATTCCTTCTACTGCCAGCGTAGGAAGCACCAGAATGCGGGTCATGATGCAGTATAATGCTATTCCTTCATCATCCTGCGGTTCTTACACCTACGGACAGGTTGAAGATTACACGGTGAATATCGTTTCATCAGGCAGAGGAGACTTACCAGGTGCAAAAGATCTGATAACAGAAATAAAACTTTATCCGAACCCGGCAAAGGATATTTTACACATTTCAAATTCGACAAACGAAGATTACAGAATCTTCGATATGGGTGGAAAACTAATCAATTCAGGAAAACTTGAAAGAGGTTCCGTGAATGTAAGCGGCCTGATCAAAGGTGCCTACATGATACAGATCGGGGAAACCTCCAGGAGATTCATTAAAAACTAATTTCATACTCAATTTAATCTTGTGAAAGGCTATCCGGAAACGAATGGCCTTTTTTATAAGTAATAATTGATGATCGATGAGTTGCACGATATAAAACGATTACTATTGATTTTTATCAATTTCAATAAACGGAGTCCTTATTTAGTAAGAGCTTGGTTTACCTTTTTTAAAGTCTTTGTGATTTCAAAAAGATTATTTCAATTTAAAAGTATACGACAGAAAAACCTTAATCCCGATTCTGATTTCTGAAAGCTAATTTTTATATTTGCGTAAATTAAAAAATATTCATGGATAAAATTGACAGTCTGAACCAGGTAGCAGAGTTCCACACCACTTTCAAAGCCCCTATTTTGGAAACCCCTCAGATTCCTTCGCCGGAAAGATGCAGTTTAAGGGTTGAACTTTTACAGGAGGAGCTGAACGAATTGAAACAGGCTATTGCGGACAACAATATCGTTGAAATCGCAGATGCTTTGTGTGACCTGCAATATGTACTGAGCGGTGCGGTACTGGAATTCGGGCTTGGCAGCAAATTTGTTGAACTGTTCAACGAAGTTCAGCGGTCCAACATGTCCAAAGCCTGCGATAATGAAGAACAGGCGCAGGAAACCGTTGAGTTCTATAAAGCAAAGGAAGTAGATTCTTTTTATGAAAAATCGGGTGAGAAATTCAATGTTTACCGACAGGCGGATCATAAGGTCCTAAAGAACAAATATTATTCTCCAGCCGATTTAAAAACGATTATTGAGAAGTAATAAATAGCATGAAAAAAATTATTATAAATATTTTTGCCGTTTCGGCCCTGTTTCTTGCAGGCCAGCAGCTTGCTGCTCAAAAAGTGGTGGTAGGCCGCGAGGTAGAAACGACGAATGACGGCAAGATGCTGTTGGGAATGCAGCTGAAAAGCAAATTTTCTGAAGCGCCATATTCCGATTGGTATAAGAAGGAACATGAAGAATACGCTATGGATCAGAAAGCCGTTAACGAGCTAAAAAAACGGAAGATCAATTCTTACAATATTGTTGTTTTCCTGGGAACCTGGTGTGAAGATTCGCACCGCGACTTTCCAAGACTGATGAAAATATTAGAGGAAGTAAATTATCCGGAGGGCAAATTGAAAATTATTGCCGTTAACCGTAAAAAGGAATCTCCGAATGGCGAAGAGAGTCTTTTCAATGTTCAGAAAGTTCCGACCATTATCGTACAGAAGTATGGTAAAGAGATCGGAAGGATTATTGAAATGCCAACGACAGGATATATCGAGCGGGATCTTGTAGAAATCCTGAAGAAAGATGACAGTTCCGTGATCAAAGAAATTTTCAGCAAATAAAACAGGCTTTGAGAAATATTAAAATTTTAGTTCCGTTTCTTGCCGGAATAATCGTGATGGTTATTCTGTTTTTCAGTTTTAAATCTTGTCTTAATCCAAGTAAAAAAACAGAAAAATCAGATTACTATCTTCTGACCAATCAGATTTCGAAAATGAATAAGATGGTGGTCATGGAGCAAAACACTTCAGCGATCCAGAAGACGAAGATGGGCTACGAATTTTTAGGCAAAGAAGTTTCCAGCAACAGCATTATTACCTTTACAAAAACCAATGCGCAAGTTTCGTATGATTTGAATAAAATGAAAATCGAAGTGGATTCGGTAAACAGGAAACTGAAAATCACCGAACTACCGGATGCCGATATCAGGATTACGCCAAGCGTGGAGATCCAGTCGGTAGATGATTCTTTTTTCAACAGGATTTCCGAGAAAGATATTAAAAATGTTACGCAGAAGGCCAAAGATACCGCCATCCGATCGATTGATCAGAACAGGCTCAGAACCGAAGGCCGTAAACAATTAATGGAAAATCTCAATAATATCTTCGTTTTGGCAAAAGCTTTGAATTATAGTATCGAAGACCAGACCGGTAAGCTGGGCGTTTTAGGACTATAAAATTTTAAGTTATGAATATAGAAGACGATAAAAAAGGTAAAGAGCATGCCAACAAGGCAGAAACGAAAAAACAGAATGAGGATTTCCAGAATATACCTGCCTCTTCGGAAAAAACAAATCCCTCGGATGTAGATAAAGAAGATGTCCAGAAATCTTCAAAAAACAACAGTTCAGGAAAAACCGATAATACGGAAGAATAAATTTCAAATAAAAAGGTTCTGTCTCAAATGAGGCAGAACCTTTTTTCAGAAAAAAAATATACAAATAAAAATCAAACGATCGATCTGTTTAAAATGTAATTACAAAATCAAAAAAAGGCATCTGTAATTATTATTTAGATGATAAATATTAAAATAAAACACAGAGACTTAAAAACTTATGCAACCTTACCAAATGAGTAATAATAAAATTACATTTTTGCGGTCTTGTGTTTTAATATGTAAATAGCAATCCGCTCCGCAAGTGAATTTTTTATGGACTAATTTCTACGAAGCGGATTTTGCTATGTTAAATTATACAATAGTTGATTTTCCGAGCTTTACATTTTCAAAATTATAATACGATTTCTCGGAATAGGTAATATAATCTGCAATAAAGCTTCCCACTTCACTGGTAGAATACGGCTGTTGGCTGTTCAGGTCCACCGTTACATATTTGTTTTCAATAGCATATTCAACGGATTGTCTTAGTTTCTCCGCTGCCTGATCTAGTTTTAAGTAATCTAGCATCATGGCGGTACTTAAAATGGACGCAATCGGATTGGCAATTCCTTTTCCTTTCGCCTGCGGATAAGACCCGTGAATCGGCTCAAACAGGGCATTCCCGTTTCCTATGGAAGCGGATGGCAGCAACCCGATGGAACCGCCGATTATACTTGCTTCATCCGAAATGATATCCCCAAACATATTTTCCGTAACGATAACATCAAAATGCTTCGGGTTCAGGATCAGCTGCATGGCCGCATTGTCTACAAACATAAAATCGAGTTCCACATCCGGATATTCTGCCGCAATTTCCTTGCATACTTTTCTCCATAATCTTGAGGTGTCCAGAACGTTGGCTTTATCAATCAGGGTCAATTTCTTCCTGCGTTTCTGTGCTTCCTGAAAAGCCATATGAACAATAGGCGCGATTTCGTCACGGTGGTACTTGCAGTTGTCATAAGCATAGCCTGCTTCTTCATCCGTAAATTTTTCACCGAAATAAATTCCGCTCACCAGCTCCCTGAAAATCTGAATATCCGTACCATCAATGATCTCTTTCTTCAGCGGACTTTTCTCTACTAGCGAAGCATAGGTTTTCAGCGGACGAATATTGGCAAAAAGGCCGAGTTCCTTTCGAAGTTTCAGCAGCCCCTGCTCCGGGCGTACTTTTGCATCCGGATTATTATCAAAAGAAGGATCTCCAATGGCTCCGAAAAGTACCGCATCAGACTTCCTGCAAAGTTCCAGGGTTTCATCCGGCAGCGGATTTCCTGTTTTGTAAATGGCTTCCGCTCCCATCAGTCCGTATGAAAAATCAAACTGATAATGAAAAGCCTCGCCAATCGCATTTAAAATTTTAATGCTTTCCCCTACGACTTCCGGTCCGATTCCGTCACCGGGAAGAACGGCAATGTTGAAATTATTTTTCATATACTTTTTGTGTTTTTAGTTCAAATTCTTTTATCGCCTGTTTTCTGCTGATTAAAAAGTCGATATCATCATATCCGTTCATCAGGCATATTTTCTTGTACGAATCGATTTCAAAGCTTTCTGAATGGTCACCGAAACTGATGATCTGTTTTTCGACATCCACGGTAATTTCTTTTTCGGGATTTTCTGTAATGCCGTTCATGATCTCCTTTAAAAACTGTTCGGAAACTTTTACCGGTAATAAGCCATTATTCAGGGCATTCCCTTTAAAAATATCCGCAAAGAAACTGGAAACAACAATTCTGAAACCGTAATCCGTAAGGGCCCAGGCAGCATGCTCACGGCTGCTTCCACAACCGAAATTGTTTCCGGCTACCAGAATTCCCCCGGTATACTGTGGGTTGTTCAGTACAAAATCCGAATTCGGTTCGCCGGTATGAACGTTATACCTCCAATCCCTGAAAAGGTTTTCTCCGAAGCCTTTTTTATCAATACTTTTTAAAAAACGGGCCGGGATAATCTGGTCCGTGTCTATATTTTCCACCGGCAAAGGAATTGCACGGGATGTTATTTTTGTTAATTTCTGCATTTTGTTTTAGCTTTAAAATGTCAATTGTCAATTCCTGCGGGTTAATCCCCTTCGCTTGTCAATTTTTAACTCGTATGAAATTCATATGAAAGCAAATTCGCCATTTGTCTTTTTGTCAATGGTCAATTTTACTTCGTAAGTCAATAGTGAATCTTTAACTGTTTACATTCACTTGCGCAGCAAAATTGACTCGCAAAGCGAAATTCACCATTCACTTTTATCATCAGTTTTCAAAAACCGAAATTTTTCCTTCAACGGCAACTTTTGCAGCAGTTAACGGGCTGGCCAGAATGGTTCTTGCACCCTGCCCCTGACGGCCTTCGAAATTCCTGTTGGACGTGGATACACAATATTCGCCTTCCGGAATTTTATCATCATTCATAGCAAGACACGCCGAACATCCGGGCTGTCTGATCTGAAATCCGGCTTCGTTGAAGATGAGATCCAGACCTTCTTCAAAAATCTGTTTTACCACCTGTTGAGAACCGGGAACAATCAAGGCCTGAACATTTTCCGACTTTCTTTTTCCTTTAATATAGTTTGCCGCGGTACGGAAATCTTCAATTCTCGCATTGGTACAGCTTCCTATAAAAACATAGTTTACGGTAATATCAGAAAGGGCCTGCCCCGCTATTAATCCCATATATTTCAATGCCTTTTCCTCAGAGTCATTCTGCGGTACCGGAATATTCTGGCTGATGGAAATTCCCATTCCCGGATTCGTTCCATAGGTTACCATCGGATAAATATCCGCGGCATCAAAAGAAAACTCTGCATCAAAGACCGCTTCATCGTCGGTTTTCAAAGTTTTCCAGTATTCCAGTTTTTCTTCCCATTCTTCAGCCTGCGGTGCAAAGGTTTTTCCTTTTACATAGCTAAAGGTGGTTTCATCGGGAGCGATCATACCTCCGCGGGCACCCATCTCGATGCTCATATTGCAGACGGTCATTCTTCCTTCCATTGACATTTCCTCAAAAACATTCCCGGCATATTCGCAGAAATATCCGGTTCCGCCATCGGTCCCGACTTTTGAGATAATGTATAAAATCACATCTTTGGGCTGAACATTTTCATTCAGTTTCCCGTTTACGGTGATCCTCATGGATTTTGGCTTATTCAACAGCAGACACTGGCTCGCAAAAACCTGCGCTACCTGGCTTGTCCCTATTCCAAAAGCAATGGAACCGAAAGCGCCATGGGTAGATGTATGGCTGTCTCCGCAGACAATGCTCATTCCCGGCTGGGTAATGCCCAGTTCAGGAGCGATAATGTGTACAATCCCCTGATACGGATGGCCTAAACCATACAGTTCAATATTATTTTTCTTACAGTTTGCCGTCAGCTGCTCCACCTGGTTTCGTGAAGATTCGTCACGGATCGGCTTATCCTGATCCCACGTCGGTACATTATGGTCGGCAGTGGCCACAATCTGTCGGGGCCTGAAAATTTCAAGGTTTCTGGATTCCAGTTCTGCGAATGCCTGTGGGCTTGTCACTTCGTGGATCAGGTGTTTGTCGATATAAATAATCTGAGGTCCGTCGGGAATCGTTTCTACGACGTGCGCATCCCAGACTTTATCAAAAAGTGTTTTCTTATTATCCATTTTTAATTGATTCCGTTAAAATCAAGCTTCTATCCTATTTTCCTTGTCACTCTTTCGATGATTGCACTGAGATCATCATTGTCTACTTCTTTCTTACGGTCGGCCACCTTAAGGAATTCCTGGTACAAGAAGTCGAGTTCATTTTTAGTAACTTCGAAACCGATATGCTTGTACCGGTATGCCAATGCAGAACGTCCGCTTCTTGCCGTTAAAACAATCGTTGAAGCATTCACTCCTACCTCCGAAGGATCGATGATTTCATACGTTTCCCGGTTTTTGATGACCCCGTCCTGATGAATCCCTGAGCTGTGTGCAAAAGCATTGGCTCCTACGATGGCTTTATTCGGC from Chryseobacterium sp. SORGH_AS_0447 includes these protein-coding regions:
- a CDS encoding nucleoside triphosphate pyrophosphohydrolase family protein, which gives rise to MDKIDSLNQVAEFHTTFKAPILETPQIPSPERCSLRVELLQEELNELKQAIADNNIVEIADALCDLQYVLSGAVLEFGLGSKFVELFNEVQRSNMSKACDNEEQAQETVEFYKAKEVDSFYEKSGEKFNVYRQADHKVLKNKYYSPADLKTIIEK
- a CDS encoding thioredoxin family protein, which codes for MKKIIINIFAVSALFLAGQQLAAQKVVVGREVETTNDGKMLLGMQLKSKFSEAPYSDWYKKEHEEYAMDQKAVNELKKRKINSYNIVVFLGTWCEDSHRDFPRLMKILEEVNYPEGKLKIIAVNRKKESPNGEESLFNVQKVPTIIVQKYGKEIGRIIEMPTTGYIERDLVEILKKDDSSVIKEIFSK
- a CDS encoding DUF4230 domain-containing protein, encoding MRNIKILVPFLAGIIVMVILFFSFKSCLNPSKKTEKSDYYLLTNQISKMNKMVVMEQNTSAIQKTKMGYEFLGKEVSSNSIITFTKTNAQVSYDLNKMKIEVDSVNRKLKITELPDADIRITPSVEIQSVDDSFFNRISEKDIKNVTQKAKDTAIRSIDQNRLRTEGRKQLMENLNNIFVLAKALNYSIEDQTGKLGVLGL
- the leuB gene encoding 3-isopropylmalate dehydrogenase; protein product: MKNNFNIAVLPGDGIGPEVVGESIKILNAIGEAFHYQFDFSYGLMGAEAIYKTGNPLPDETLELCRKSDAVLFGAIGDPSFDNNPDAKVRPEQGLLKLRKELGLFANIRPLKTYASLVEKSPLKKEIIDGTDIQIFRELVSGIYFGEKFTDEEAGYAYDNCKYHRDEIAPIVHMAFQEAQKRRKKLTLIDKANVLDTSRLWRKVCKEIAAEYPDVELDFMFVDNAAMQLILNPKHFDVIVTENMFGDIISDEASIIGGSIGLLPSASIGNGNALFEPIHGSYPQAKGKGIANPIASILSTAMMLDYLKLDQAAEKLRQSVEYAIENKYVTVDLNSQQPYSTSEVGSFIADYITYSEKSYYNFENVKLGKSTIV
- the leuD gene encoding 3-isopropylmalate dehydratase small subunit, which translates into the protein MQKLTKITSRAIPLPVENIDTDQIIPARFLKSIDKKGFGENLFRDWRYNVHTGEPNSDFVLNNPQYTGGILVAGNNFGCGSSREHAAWALTDYGFRIVVSSFFADIFKGNALNNGLLPVKVSEQFLKEIMNGITENPEKEITVDVEKQIISFGDHSESFEIDSYKKICLMNGYDDIDFLISRKQAIKEFELKTQKVYEK
- the leuC gene encoding 3-isopropylmalate dehydratase large subunit; this encodes MDNKKTLFDKVWDAHVVETIPDGPQIIYIDKHLIHEVTSPQAFAELESRNLEIFRPRQIVATADHNVPTWDQDKPIRDESSRNQVEQLTANCKKNNIELYGLGHPYQGIVHIIAPELGITQPGMSIVCGDSHTSTHGAFGSIAFGIGTSQVAQVFASQCLLLNKPKSMRITVNGKLNENVQPKDVILYIISKVGTDGGTGYFCEYAGNVFEEMSMEGRMTVCNMSIEMGARGGMIAPDETTFSYVKGKTFAPQAEEWEEKLEYWKTLKTDDEAVFDAEFSFDAADIYPMVTYGTNPGMGISISQNIPVPQNDSEEKALKYMGLIAGQALSDITVNYVFIGSCTNARIEDFRTAANYIKGKRKSENVQALIVPGSQQVVKQIFEEGLDLIFNEAGFQIRQPGCSACLAMNDDKIPEGEYCVSTSNRNFEGRQGQGARTILASPLTAAKVAVEGKISVFEN